One genomic region from Terriglobales bacterium encodes:
- a CDS encoding glutamate synthase subunit beta, whose translation MGKTTGFIEYSRELPSRRPVIERINDWFEIYRDFPEEKLGVQGARCMDCGVPFCHTGCPVNNLIPDWNDLVYRGLWREAVRQLHATNNFPEFTGRICPAPCEAACVLGINQPPVTIKEIEKNIVERGFRDGWIKPQPPQFPTGKRVAVIGSGPAGLAAAQQLRRAGHGVTVFEKADRIGGLLRYGIPNFKLEKRLLDRRLEQLSAEGVQFTTRAHVGHNVPVEDLRRDFHALLLCGGAEAPRDLLVPGRELKGIHFAMEFLPQQNRRCEGDVLSSRDEILATGKRVVIIGGGDTGADCLGTVHRQKPASVHQFELMPMPPTERAPQTPWPLWPMQLRVEGAHEEGGLRDWSISTTSFTGDEDGNVKQLHGSRVGPPPKFEPIAGTEFTMEADLVLLAMGFTGPVRNGMLEQLGVALDARGNVATGADYHSSVSGVFSAGDMRRGQSLVVWAISEGRRAAAAVDTFLRQRTQ comes from the coding sequence ATGGGTAAGACCACCGGATTCATCGAGTACTCCCGCGAGCTGCCCTCGCGCCGCCCGGTCATCGAACGCATCAACGACTGGTTTGAGATCTATCGCGACTTTCCCGAGGAGAAGCTCGGCGTGCAGGGGGCGCGCTGCATGGATTGCGGCGTTCCCTTCTGCCACACCGGGTGCCCGGTCAATAACCTGATCCCCGACTGGAACGACCTTGTCTATCGCGGCCTTTGGCGCGAGGCCGTCCGCCAGCTGCACGCCACCAACAATTTCCCGGAATTCACCGGACGCATCTGCCCCGCGCCTTGCGAAGCTGCCTGCGTGCTCGGCATCAATCAGCCGCCGGTCACCATCAAGGAAATTGAGAAGAACATCGTCGAGCGCGGCTTCCGCGATGGCTGGATCAAGCCCCAGCCGCCGCAGTTCCCCACCGGCAAGCGCGTCGCCGTGATTGGCTCCGGACCCGCTGGGCTCGCTGCCGCCCAGCAACTCCGCCGCGCCGGACACGGCGTCACCGTCTTTGAAAAAGCCGATCGCATCGGCGGCCTGCTGCGCTACGGCATTCCCAACTTCAAGCTCGAAAAACGTCTCCTGGATCGCCGCCTCGAGCAGCTTTCCGCCGAAGGCGTGCAGTTCACCACCCGCGCGCACGTCGGCCACAACGTTCCCGTCGAAGATTTGCGCCGCGACTTTCATGCCCTGTTGCTCTGCGGCGGCGCCGAAGCTCCTCGCGACCTTCTCGTCCCCGGTCGCGAGCTCAAGGGCATTCATTTCGCCATGGAATTCCTGCCGCAACAGAACCGTCGCTGCGAAGGCGACGTTCTCTCCTCGCGAGACGAAATCCTCGCCACCGGCAAACGCGTTGTCATCATCGGTGGTGGCGACACCGGCGCCGACTGCCTGGGCACCGTCCACCGCCAGAAGCCCGCCTCGGTTCACCAGTTCGAACTGATGCCCATGCCCCCCACCGAGCGCGCTCCCCAGACCCCCTGGCCGCTGTGGCCCATGCAATTGCGCGTCGAGGGCGCGCATGAGGAAGGCGGTCTCCGCGACTGGAGTATCAGCACCACCTCCTTTACCGGCGACGAGGATGGCAACGTGAAACAGCTGCATGGCTCGCGGGTTGGGCCGCCGCCAAAATTTGAGCCCATTGCCGGCACCGAGTTCACCATGGAAGCCGACCTCGTCCTGCTCGCCATGGGCTTCACCGGCCCGGTGCGGAATGGCATGCTGGAACAGCTCGGCGTCGCGCTCGATGCCCGCGGCAACGTCGCTACCGGCGCCGATTATCACTCGTCCGTTTCCGGCGTCTTTTCCGCCGGCGATATGCGACGTGGGCAATCCCTTGTTGTCTGGGCAATTTCCGAGGGCCGCCGCGCCGCCGCCGCTGTCGACACCTTCCTTCGCCAGCGCACGCAATAA